TCTCCAAAAAAAAGCAGAAAAAATTCTTCATTTTTCGAGGCGCGCGGGTGATGAGTCGAGTCGTATCCAAGTAGATGTGAATGAAGAAAAAACCGAGGATAAAACGAAGCACATGCATTGTATCGTGAATGTTTTTGTGCCGAAATCAACTCTCCATGCGGAAAGTTTTGCGCAAACCGTAGAAGCGGCAATTGATGTTTGTGAAGAAAAACTGAAACATCAAATGGAAAAGTATAAGGAAAAAGCGAGTAAGTGATGAAAAATTCAAAATTATAAATGAAAAATGTTTTTTTCTGGTCTCAAAACATCAATTTTCCACAATGGGGAGGATCTCTTTTCTTTTTTTTCTCAAGAATTCGAAAAATCCCATCAGAAAATTGGAGAAAAAAGTGTGGTTATCATTGCTTCAAAAGTAGTTTCGTTGTCACAAAACAGAGTGGTAAGAGCAGAAAAATCAGAAATGGAAAATTGGGTAAAAAAAGAATCGGAGAAATATTGGAGAACAGCATTTTCAAATATTTTTCTGAGTTTAAAGAATGGGATTCTCATTGCGAATGCAGGAATTGATGCGTCGAATGCCGAGAAGGGAGAACTCATTCTCTGGCCAGAAAATGTTCAGAAATTTGCTGATGAATTTCGATCAAAACTAAAGTCGAAATTCAAGCTTCATGAAATTGGTGTAGTTATTATAGATTCAAGGTGCACGCCACTCCGAACAGGAACTACCGGCGTTGCACTCGCTTGG
The Candidatus Peregrinibacteria bacterium genome window above contains:
- the raiA gene encoding ribosome-associated translation inhibitor RaiA — its product is MTVQLHSRNLSLTENQKEYLQKKAEKILHFSRRAGDESSRIQVDVNEEKTEDKTKHMHCIVNVFVPKSTLHAESFAQTVEAAIDVCEEKLKHQMEKYKEKASK
- a CDS encoding coenzyme F420-0:L-glutamate ligase, translated to MFFSGLKTSIFHNGEDLFSFFSQEFEKSHQKIGEKSVVIIASKVVSLSQNRVVRAEKSEMENWVKKESEKYWRTAFSNIFLSLKNGILIANAGIDASNAEKGELILWPENVQKFADEFRSKLKSKFKLHEIGVVIIDSRCTPLRTGTTGVALAWSGFEGVRDMRGKKDLFENTLEVTQESIADNLASAAELIMGNADESIPFVICENAPVEFTGKQQNPKRGVFSEKEDLFRVLWEGNHD